From Amycolatopsis sp. YIM 10, the proteins below share one genomic window:
- a CDS encoding Ku protein has translation MARPIWSGAVNFGLVTVPVELYSATEDHTVHFRQFERGTSDRIRYRRVNERTGKEVDYSDIVKGYELDDGDYVLIEPEELDEIAPGRSRALDIEAFVDLDEIDPAYFQKTYWLVPSKEEFERAYTLLLAAMDKTNKAAISKFVMRGKEYLAAVRAGDGVLVLNTLHFPADLRDPAKELRKLPAKQKPRGKELDMAVALVDSMSEPWKPKNYQDTYTARVEKLVRDKKAGRTVTPEEEPAQATQVVDLFEALAKSVKGRKPSTASTDLSSLSKADLDKMARDLDIKGRSKLSRAELEKAVKKASSSSGKQKKAS, from the coding sequence ATGGCGCGACCGATCTGGTCCGGTGCGGTGAACTTCGGCCTGGTCACGGTGCCGGTCGAGTTGTACAGCGCCACCGAGGACCACACCGTCCACTTCCGCCAGTTCGAACGCGGCACGTCGGACCGGATCCGGTACCGCCGGGTGAACGAGCGCACCGGCAAGGAGGTCGACTACAGCGACATCGTCAAGGGCTACGAACTCGACGACGGCGACTACGTGCTGATCGAGCCGGAGGAACTGGACGAGATCGCGCCGGGCCGGTCGCGGGCGCTGGACATCGAGGCCTTTGTGGACCTCGACGAGATCGATCCGGCGTACTTCCAGAAGACGTACTGGCTGGTGCCGTCGAAGGAGGAGTTCGAGCGGGCGTACACGCTGCTGCTGGCCGCGATGGACAAGACGAACAAGGCGGCGATCTCGAAGTTCGTCATGCGGGGCAAGGAATACCTGGCCGCGGTCCGGGCCGGCGACGGGGTGCTGGTGCTGAACACCCTGCACTTCCCCGCCGACCTGCGGGATCCGGCGAAGGAGTTGCGCAAGCTGCCCGCGAAGCAGAAGCCACGCGGCAAGGAACTGGACATGGCGGTGGCGCTGGTCGACTCGATGTCCGAACCGTGGAAACCCAAGAACTACCAGGACACCTACACCGCGCGGGTGGAAAAACTGGTGCGGGACAAGAAGGCCGGGCGCACGGTCACGCCGGAGGAGGAGCCCGCGCAGGCCACCCAGGTGGTCGACCTGTTCGAGGCGCTGGCGAAGAGCGTCAAGGGACGGAAGCCGTCGACCGCGTCCACGGACCTGTCCTCGCTCAGCAAGGCGGACCTGGACAAAATGGCGCGCGACCTGGACATCAAGGGCCGCTCGAAGTTGAGCCGCGCCGAACTGGAGAAGGCGGTCAAGAAGGCCTCCTCCAGTTCCGGGAAGCAGAAGAAAGCCTCCTGA
- the ligD gene encoding DNA ligase D, with protein MKVQREPMLATLSDRPFTDPNWIFERKLDGVRALIVREGGGEPQLWSRNQKLMNGAYPEIVEALAEQGGPDFVADGEVVAFDDQGHTSFARLQHRMHLRDPKASMATGIEVFLYVFDLLAFGGMEATSLPLRQRKQLLADAFDFDDPLRLSEHRDTEGEKFLAEARDEGWEGLIAKRADAPYRAGRSSDWLKLKCVREQEVVVGGYTDPTGTRAGFGALLAGYYEGDVLRYAGKIGTGFDQRTLRELHERLRELSRPDSPFTGEVPERRPHWVEPELVVQAGFAEWTSDGRMRHARYLGLRTDKAPREVESEMPALDVKTTRLDKVYYPADGVTKGEVIEHYRTVAEAMLPHLRGRPLTMRRYPHGVGGENWFQKEAPSHWPDWMRTEDVPQHDGGGTTRHVFAEDPATLVYLANQAALEFHIWTSSWDTLDHPDLVVIDIDPPNGTAVDSLREVARAVRELYKAVGLTAYVQATGGRGYHVVAPLDRQSPHETVVSFAREAADFLASKAPAMLTTEFRKNKRGKRIFLDTARNGYAQTFVAPYSLRGRAGARVATPLDWDELGRTEPDGYDIPKLRRRLAQKEDPWQDMHEHAGSAEEAGAQLAEFS; from the coding sequence ATGAAGGTCCAGCGTGAGCCGATGCTGGCCACGCTGTCCGACCGCCCGTTCACCGATCCGAACTGGATCTTCGAACGGAAGCTGGACGGCGTACGGGCGCTGATCGTCCGGGAAGGCGGCGGCGAGCCGCAGCTGTGGTCGCGCAACCAGAAGCTGATGAACGGCGCCTACCCGGAGATCGTCGAAGCGCTGGCCGAGCAGGGCGGACCGGACTTCGTCGCCGACGGCGAGGTGGTGGCCTTCGACGACCAGGGCCACACCAGCTTCGCGCGCCTGCAGCACCGGATGCACCTGCGTGATCCGAAGGCCTCGATGGCCACCGGGATCGAGGTCTTCCTGTACGTGTTCGACCTGCTGGCCTTCGGCGGCATGGAGGCCACCAGCCTGCCGCTGCGCCAGCGCAAGCAGCTGCTCGCCGACGCGTTCGACTTCGACGACCCGCTGCGGTTGTCCGAGCACCGAGACACCGAGGGTGAGAAGTTCCTCGCCGAAGCCCGCGACGAGGGCTGGGAGGGGCTGATCGCCAAACGCGCCGACGCGCCGTACCGCGCCGGACGGTCCTCCGACTGGCTGAAGTTGAAGTGCGTGCGCGAGCAGGAGGTGGTGGTCGGCGGGTACACCGACCCGACCGGGACGCGGGCTGGGTTCGGCGCGCTGCTGGCTGGGTACTACGAAGGCGACGTGCTCCGGTACGCCGGCAAGATCGGCACCGGTTTCGACCAGCGCACGCTGCGCGAGTTGCACGAGCGGTTGCGGGAACTGTCCAGGCCGGACTCCCCGTTCACCGGCGAGGTGCCCGAGCGGCGGCCGCACTGGGTCGAGCCGGAGTTGGTGGTGCAGGCGGGGTTCGCGGAGTGGACCTCGGACGGCCGGATGCGGCACGCCCGGTACCTCGGGCTGCGCACGGACAAGGCACCGCGGGAGGTGGAGAGCGAGATGCCGGCACTGGACGTGAAGACCACGCGCCTGGACAAGGTGTACTACCCGGCCGACGGGGTGACCAAGGGCGAGGTGATCGAGCACTACCGGACCGTGGCCGAGGCGATGCTGCCGCACCTGCGCGGCCGTCCGCTGACCATGCGCCGCTACCCGCACGGCGTCGGCGGCGAGAACTGGTTCCAGAAGGAAGCGCCGTCGCACTGGCCGGACTGGATGCGCACCGAGGACGTCCCGCAGCACGACGGCGGCGGCACCACGCGCCACGTGTTCGCCGAGGACCCGGCGACCCTGGTCTACCTGGCGAACCAGGCCGCACTGGAGTTCCACATCTGGACCTCCAGCTGGGACACGTTGGACCACCCGGACCTGGTGGTGATCGACATCGACCCGCCGAACGGGACCGCGGTGGACTCGCTGCGGGAGGTCGCGCGGGCGGTGCGCGAGCTGTACAAGGCGGTCGGCCTGACCGCGTACGTGCAGGCCACCGGCGGTCGCGGGTACCACGTGGTGGCTCCGCTGGATCGCCAGAGTCCACATGAGACCGTCGTGTCCTTCGCCCGCGAGGCGGCGGACTTCCTGGCCTCGAAGGCACCGGCCATGCTCACCACGGAGTTCCGGAAGAACAAGCGCGGCAAGCGCATCTTCCTGGACACGGCCAGGAACGGGTACGCGCAGACCTTCGTCGCGCCCTATTCGCTGCGCGGACGGGCCGGCGCCAGGGTGGCCACCCCGCTCGACTGGGACGAGCTTGGCCGGACCGAACCGGACGGCTACGACATCCCGAAGCTGCGCCGCCGCCTGGCGCAGAAGGAAGACCCCTGGCAGGACATGCACGAGCACGCGGGCTCGGCCGAGGAGGCCGGCGCGCAGCTCGCCGAGTTCAGCTGA
- a CDS encoding class I SAM-dependent methyltransferase, producing MVRVQLTGAKETMLATLWGRALDSRSAQPILGDSAADEALGRLDYDFGKLMKPSMALSVALRAKSIDAWARAALEAQPGATVLHLGCGLDTRVFRLDPPPETRWFDVDFPEIAELRHQLWPELDERPGYRMIASSVTELGWLDEVPADRPVVVVAEGLTMYLRETEIEALIRRIVERFPSGEFVFDLFSKLGIKAQKLNPVVRKSGSTLYWGLDDSRELERYGLELVDEHNATQFASEEDLPKVGVVPRLQLKALRWFPAVNRMGRIVRCRF from the coding sequence ATGGTGCGAGTGCAGCTCACCGGCGCCAAGGAGACGATGCTCGCCACGCTCTGGGGGCGGGCCCTGGACAGCCGGTCGGCTCAGCCGATCCTCGGGGACAGCGCCGCGGACGAAGCGCTGGGCAGGCTGGACTACGACTTCGGCAAGCTGATGAAGCCCAGCATGGCGCTGAGCGTGGCGTTGCGGGCGAAATCGATCGACGCCTGGGCGCGCGCCGCGCTCGAGGCCCAGCCGGGCGCCACCGTGCTGCACCTGGGCTGCGGCCTGGACACCCGGGTGTTCCGGCTCGACCCACCACCGGAGACCCGGTGGTTCGACGTGGACTTCCCGGAGATCGCCGAGCTGCGCCACCAGCTCTGGCCCGAACTGGACGAGCGGCCCGGCTACCGAATGATCGCCTCCTCGGTGACCGAGCTTGGCTGGCTGGACGAGGTGCCCGCCGACCGGCCGGTGGTGGTGGTCGCCGAGGGCCTGACCATGTATTTGCGCGAAACCGAGATCGAGGCACTGATCCGGCGGATCGTCGAACGCTTCCCGTCCGGCGAGTTCGTCTTCGACCTGTTCAGCAAGCTGGGCATCAAGGCGCAGAAGCTGAATCCGGTGGTGCGCAAGAGCGGCTCGACGCTGTACTGGGGCCTGGACGACTCGCGGGAGCTGGAGCGCTACGGCCTCGAACTGGTCGACGAGCACAACGCGACCCAGTTCGCGTCCGAAGAGGACCTGCCGAAGGTGGGCGTGGTGCCCCGGCTCCAGCTCAAGGCGTTGCGGTGGTTCCCCGCGGTGAACAGGATGGGGCGCATAGTTCGCTGCAGGTTCTGA
- a CDS encoding SigB/SigF/SigG family RNA polymerase sigma factor, translating to MTGIQPPDTNGYEHLAPLFGEMAALAEDDPRRGEVRDKLVTGYLPLAEHIAQRFAGRGVAKEDLVQVARVGLINAVDRFDAERGFDFLSFAVPTVMGEVRRHFRDTGWVIRVPRRLKELHLTISNASTELAQRLGRAPTPSELASHLGIDKDEVYEGLEAGNAYHSMSLDEVLSGDTDNVSLGDTLGEEDSALADVENHEMLQPLIRDLPERERKILALRFVHNLTQTQIAEKIGVSQMHVSRLLARTLTQLREGLSHRPGE from the coding sequence GTGACGGGAATCCAGCCGCCGGACACCAACGGGTACGAGCACCTCGCACCACTGTTCGGCGAGATGGCCGCGCTGGCCGAGGACGATCCGCGGCGCGGGGAGGTGCGCGACAAGCTGGTGACCGGGTACCTGCCGCTGGCCGAGCACATCGCCCAGCGCTTCGCCGGTCGCGGGGTGGCCAAGGAGGACCTGGTCCAGGTAGCCAGGGTCGGCCTGATCAACGCGGTGGACCGGTTCGACGCCGAGCGCGGCTTCGACTTCCTGTCCTTCGCCGTGCCGACGGTGATGGGCGAGGTGCGGCGGCACTTCCGCGACACCGGCTGGGTGATCCGGGTGCCGAGGCGGCTCAAGGAACTGCACCTGACGATCAGCAACGCCAGCACCGAGCTGGCGCAACGGCTGGGCCGTGCGCCGACGCCGAGCGAGCTGGCTTCGCACCTCGGCATCGACAAGGACGAGGTGTACGAGGGCCTGGAGGCGGGCAACGCCTACCACTCGATGTCGCTCGACGAGGTGCTCTCCGGGGACACCGACAACGTCTCGCTCGGCGACACGCTCGGCGAGGAGGACAGCGCGCTCGCGGACGTGGAGAACCACGAGATGCTCCAGCCGCTGATCCGCGACCTGCCCGAACGCGAGCGGAAGATCCTGGCGCTGCGGTTCGTGCACAACCTGACGCAGACGCAGATCGCGGAGAAGATCGGCGTCTCGCAGATGCACGTCTCGCGGCTGCTCGCCCGCACGCTCACCCAACTCCGTGAAGGGCTCAGCCACCGCCCCGGCGAATGA
- a CDS encoding ATP-binding protein, protein MTNGKQPALDEIGPLDDIEVRLGADLAHLPIIRALVSNLAVRADFDLDTIADLRLAIDEACSTLITRAQPGSLLTCRFVLEDGQLRFRGTVPSADEEAPSTGSFGWRVLTTLADSAASWVDVPAGGEQVVHIELAKRRADVRPGA, encoded by the coding sequence GTGACAAACGGCAAACAGCCCGCGTTGGACGAGATCGGGCCGTTGGACGACATCGAGGTACGACTGGGCGCCGACTTGGCCCACCTGCCGATCATCCGCGCGCTGGTCTCCAACCTCGCCGTCCGCGCGGACTTCGATCTGGACACCATCGCCGACCTCCGGCTGGCCATCGACGAGGCCTGCTCGACACTGATCACCCGTGCCCAACCCGGCAGCCTGCTGACCTGCCGCTTCGTCCTCGAAGACGGCCAGCTGCGCTTCCGCGGCACGGTGCCGTCCGCCGACGAGGAAGCGCCGAGCACCGGCTCGTTCGGCTGGCGCGTGCTCACCACGCTGGCCGATTCGGCGGCCAGCTGGGTGGACGTGCCCGCCGGTGGTGAACAGGTCGTCCACATCGAACTCGCCAAGCGTCGGGCCGACGTACGGCCGGGCGCGTGA
- a CDS encoding sulfite exporter TauE/SafE family protein, which translates to MTWWHAILIALAGVWAGTINAVVGSGTLVTFPVLVAFGYPPVTATTSNAIGLVPGTISGAWGYRHELHGQGRRLAIYGIASFLGAVGGAILLLALPRDAFETVVPVLVGLAVVLVIVQPKVAGWVSARRERKEKPERTYGPLLLFLLFLVGIYGGYFTAAQGIMMVACMGMLLSDPVQRINGIKNVLSAVVNVVAGTIYAFVAPVDWAVVGLLAAGSVLGGLLGAKIGRKLSPVVLRGVIVVVGIAAIVQLVLR; encoded by the coding sequence GTGACTTGGTGGCACGCGATTCTGATCGCTCTGGCAGGGGTTTGGGCGGGCACCATCAACGCGGTTGTCGGCTCGGGCACCCTGGTCACCTTCCCGGTGCTGGTCGCCTTCGGCTACCCGCCGGTGACCGCGACGACCTCCAACGCGATCGGGCTGGTGCCCGGCACGATCAGCGGTGCCTGGGGGTACCGGCACGAACTGCACGGGCAGGGCAGGCGGCTCGCCATCTACGGCATCGCGTCCTTCCTCGGTGCGGTCGGTGGCGCGATACTGCTGCTCGCCCTGCCAAGGGACGCCTTCGAGACCGTGGTGCCCGTGCTCGTCGGGCTGGCCGTGGTGCTGGTGATCGTCCAGCCCAAGGTGGCCGGCTGGGTGAGCGCGCGCCGGGAGCGCAAGGAGAAGCCGGAGAGGACCTACGGCCCGCTCCTGCTCTTCCTGCTGTTCCTCGTCGGCATCTACGGCGGCTACTTCACCGCCGCGCAGGGCATCATGATGGTCGCCTGCATGGGCATGCTGCTGTCCGATCCGGTGCAGCGCATCAACGGCATCAAGAACGTGCTCTCCGCCGTGGTGAACGTGGTGGCCGGCACCATCTACGCCTTCGTCGCCCCGGTCGACTGGGCAGTGGTCGGCCTGCTGGCCGCCGGCTCGGTGCTCGGCGGCCTGCTCGGCGCGAAGATCGGGCGCAAGCTGTCCCCGGTGGTGCTGCGCGGGGTGATCGTGGTGGTCGGGATCGCCGCGATCGTGCAGCTGGTGCTCAGGTGA
- the hisC gene encoding histidinol-phosphate transaminase: MSTPSVVPTRAGLESLPKYVPGRSVPGAIKLASNEVPAGPLPSVASAIAASAADINRYPDMGAWALVDRIAGRFEVPQERIAVGCGSVALCQQLIQALCEPGDEVMFAWRSFEAYPILTQIVGATALPMPLDAGHTHDLDAMLAAITPKTRLVFVCNPNNPTGTAVRRAELVRFLDAVPPHVLVVLDEAYREFVTDREVPDGLELAAGRGNVAVLRTFSKAYGLAGLRVGYAVAPEHITAALRQVYIPFSVNSLAQTAAIASLDAEEELLARCAKIVSERSRVRDALLEAGYQVPETQANFVWLPLGEKTVEFAEHALANKVIVRPFAGDGARVTIGHPDENEAFLAAARSFPALT, translated from the coding sequence ATGTCCACTCCGTCCGTCGTGCCGACCCGCGCCGGTCTCGAGTCGCTGCCGAAGTACGTGCCCGGCCGCTCCGTCCCGGGGGCGATCAAGCTGGCCAGCAACGAGGTTCCGGCTGGTCCGCTGCCCAGCGTCGCCTCGGCGATCGCGGCGTCGGCGGCCGACATCAACCGCTACCCCGACATGGGCGCGTGGGCGCTGGTCGACCGGATCGCCGGCCGGTTCGAGGTGCCGCAGGAGCGGATCGCGGTCGGCTGCGGCTCGGTCGCGCTCTGCCAGCAGCTGATCCAGGCGCTGTGTGAACCGGGTGACGAGGTGATGTTCGCCTGGCGCTCGTTCGAGGCCTACCCGATCCTCACCCAGATCGTCGGCGCCACCGCGCTGCCCATGCCGCTGGACGCCGGGCACACGCACGACCTGGACGCCATGCTCGCCGCGATCACGCCGAAGACGCGGCTGGTCTTCGTGTGCAACCCGAACAACCCGACCGGAACCGCGGTCCGCCGCGCCGAGCTGGTGCGCTTCCTCGACGCGGTGCCGCCGCACGTGCTGGTGGTACTGGACGAGGCCTACCGCGAGTTCGTCACCGATCGCGAGGTGCCGGACGGGCTGGAGCTGGCCGCCGGTCGCGGAAACGTGGCCGTGCTGCGAACCTTCTCCAAGGCGTACGGCCTGGCCGGGCTGCGCGTCGGTTACGCCGTCGCGCCGGAGCACATCACCGCCGCGCTGCGCCAGGTCTACATCCCGTTCAGCGTGAACTCGCTGGCCCAGACCGCCGCCATCGCCTCGCTCGACGCCGAGGAGGAGCTGCTGGCGCGCTGCGCGAAGATCGTCTCCGAGCGCTCGCGCGTGCGCGACGCCCTGCTGGAGGCCGGCTACCAGGTGCCGGAGACGCAGGCGAACTTCGTCTGGCTGCCGCTGGGCGAGAAGACCGTCGAATTCGCCGAGCACGCGCTGGCGAACAAGGTGATCGTGCGCCCGTTCGCCGGTGACGGTGCCCGGGTGACCATCGGCCACCCGGACGAGAACGAGGCCTTCCTCGCCGCCGCCCGGTCGTTCCCGGCCCTCACCTGA
- a CDS encoding dienelactone hydrolase family protein gives MTQTHTDDYRRADGRALRLTFAEPDGVVRGGLVVLHEADGVTDGVRFLVSSLAEEGWLAVAPHIYDGAEDGKLTGQDVLAATDITLAWLVERGVQADLLGVVGFDLGGTAALVVASSRKLGAAVSVGGQSSANDLPALMDIAGKLTSPWLGIYGDSGDESGVAEVERLREVAASSKVATNVVRYPGANHRFDADPGAAAEAWQRTLSWFDAHLR, from the coding sequence ATGACGCAAACCCACACCGACGACTACCGGCGCGCCGACGGCCGCGCGCTGCGCCTGACCTTCGCCGAGCCCGATGGCGTGGTCCGCGGCGGACTGGTGGTGCTGCACGAAGCGGACGGCGTCACCGACGGGGTGCGCTTCCTGGTGTCCAGCCTCGCTGAGGAAGGCTGGCTCGCGGTGGCCCCGCACATCTACGACGGCGCCGAGGACGGGAAGCTCACCGGGCAGGACGTGCTCGCCGCCACCGACATCACGCTGGCCTGGCTGGTCGAGCGCGGGGTGCAGGCCGATCTGCTCGGCGTGGTGGGCTTCGACCTCGGTGGCACCGCCGCGCTGGTGGTCGCCTCGAGCCGGAAGCTGGGGGCGGCGGTCAGCGTCGGCGGTCAGTCCTCGGCGAACGACCTGCCCGCGCTGATGGACATCGCGGGCAAGCTGACCAGCCCGTGGCTCGGCATCTACGGCGACTCCGGCGACGAGAGCGGAGTGGCCGAGGTGGAGCGCCTGCGCGAGGTCGCCGCTTCGTCGAAGGTGGCCACGAACGTGGTCCGTTACCCGGGCGCCAACCACCGGTTCGACGCCGATCCCGGGGCCGCGGCGGAAGCCTGGCAACGCACGCTGAGCTGGTTCGACGCGCATCTGCGCTGA
- a CDS encoding WXG100 family type VII secretion target — translation MNRPDEAECLPYPPPYPPGEPDPVAGDLGTPVDWLTYQHPELYTMVHEEVDLAGAQTVAATWATLGDKLTEIAADLRAAMAKASQGWTGAAAEKTKETVERLSAWCDETGVRATEVCACVTRQAENVRVAQNSMPEPRMTVLPYPMPAGGTSAMSFSAGPEIVADDEESRRRSDELHQRAADVMKQFQQDSYEVYGTVPEFSTPAGDPIIYKTPEVPPDQPKPEPEPEPEPEQPDDSTGASGVTGGDSPIDGVIGGYTPREPAPATPVPMVGGGGAQVGGAMQDPAPGGRAGSHPGAPGPGVAPAAAAAAASRGGAAGMPMGAMPMGAGAQRQEDIEHKLPGYLQEEDNIFAADLKVAPPVLGEEGPRRRA, via the coding sequence ATGAACCGCCCCGACGAGGCCGAGTGCCTGCCCTACCCACCGCCCTACCCGCCCGGCGAGCCCGACCCGGTCGCCGGTGACCTGGGCACCCCGGTGGACTGGCTGACCTACCAGCATCCCGAGCTGTACACGATGGTGCACGAGGAAGTGGACCTCGCCGGCGCACAGACCGTCGCCGCGACCTGGGCCACCCTCGGTGACAAGCTGACCGAGATCGCCGCGGACCTGCGCGCCGCGATGGCGAAGGCGAGCCAGGGCTGGACCGGCGCGGCCGCGGAGAAGACCAAGGAGACCGTGGAACGGCTCTCCGCCTGGTGCGACGAGACCGGGGTCAGGGCGACCGAGGTCTGCGCCTGCGTGACCAGGCAGGCGGAAAACGTGCGGGTCGCGCAGAACTCGATGCCCGAGCCGCGGATGACCGTGCTGCCGTACCCGATGCCGGCTGGTGGCACGTCGGCGATGTCGTTCTCGGCGGGTCCGGAAATAGTCGCGGATGACGAGGAGAGCCGTCGCCGCAGCGACGAGCTGCACCAGCGGGCCGCCGACGTGATGAAGCAGTTCCAGCAGGATTCGTACGAGGTCTACGGCACCGTGCCGGAGTTCAGCACGCCGGCCGGGGACCCGATCATCTACAAGACTCCCGAGGTACCGCCGGACCAGCCCAAACCGGAGCCGGAACCCGAACCCGAGCCGGAGCAGCCCGACGATTCGACCGGCGCGAGCGGTGTGACCGGGGGCGACAGCCCGATCGATGGGGTGATCGGCGGCTACACGCCTCGTGAGCCGGCGCCCGCCACGCCGGTGCCGATGGTCGGCGGCGGTGGCGCCCAGGTCGGCGGGGCCATGCAGGACCCGGCGCCGGGCGGCCGCGCCGGTAGCCACCCCGGTGCACCCGGTCCCGGTGTCGCTCCCGCGGCCGCGGCTGCCGCGGCTTCGCGAGGTGGTGCGGCCGGGATGCCGATGGGCGCGATGCCGATGGGTGCCGGTGCGCAGCGCCAGGAGGACATCGAGCACAAGCTGCCCGGATACCTCCAGGAGGAGGACAACATCTTCGCGGCCGACCTGAAGGTCGCGCCGCCGGTGCTCGGGGAAGAAGGGCCGCGTCGCCGTGCGTGA